The Holophagales bacterium genome has a segment encoding these proteins:
- a CDS encoding carboxypeptidase regulatory-like domain-containing protein, with the protein MTPRIRSLNTILWVLLLGISSFALAQDYRGTIKGRIVDNSGGELPGVSVTVTNVETNVSANAMTDAKGFYRVPYLNAGKYDVTAKLTGLQPTARKGISVNVGSVLTVDLIMTIGVSSEIVVTGGAPLLDQTSPVTGQVVTREQIKELPLADGTAYMLSRIAPGISEASDLHFSRPGDNANLGGVVANGVRGGNDFTLDGAPNIVSDRRVGFSPPSEAISEFKVETNAFDAQSGHTAGAVINLALRSGTNQFHGAASYFNRSSDRTAKSPFQHKQGQDVISRDYDRFAAMIAGPVVKDSTFFMVAYEKLEDLTGEPATYTVPTEKMRKGDFSELLGLGIKIYDPLTGTSNRTAFAGNIIPTNRLNPIALALLKYYPMPNQAGKSDQSNNYYSPQDRTYDYNSVIGRIDQSLSGGHQLFLNGYWNQRLEDRYNWAGVVEDFAVTQGVDTRDNFGTTLGYTGTFSSSLIGDVRLSYSKFGERRSPSQDFDPASLGFDAATVELFRGYDYLPRFDIAGMATLGAQRSDYTRGFNRPFYNYGAAPSVTWLLKDHTVRAGYDFRYQKWWRTDDGYLGGRYNFTGAYTRANNSATIQAGQALAQFLLGLPTSGGNSLIDWNTYGDYSQINNALYVNDEWRVGKKLTINAGLRLEIDNGLTEANDWNIYGFDLTSSNPVEAAAKAAYAKNPIPEIPVGEFAVRGGLLYGQGATWDTLTKLLPRLGASYVLTDKTVVRGGIGLFSFPYFFDNINQTGFSQSTLLVSTENNGGTFIADLNNPFPNGLTSPTGSSLGLATFNGRDLVSTTASIMQQDRESPTYTRWSAGVMQDLGKGWRLDAAYVGSEGRNLAVRRDINYIPREYLSTSASRDAAVETYLSTNVPNPYKGLLPGTSFNGSTIQRRQLLRPYSEFGRVAVEEYTGTDSYNAMQLSVQKSFKDGSSVLATYTWSKLMDELAYVDPTDAAPSKRLSPDDRPHRATLAGIFKLPFGKGRKWGSNWSGILDAVLGGWQLTAAYQYQVGQPVVWSNNLYFDPNCSPEDVKTDFSNKDGQIGGFDRPAWNTSCFYFPDAQGLISDPRIAVSDANIRTFPTVIDSARYPDLHLLDFGISKTFVLYQDVTLQVRAEAINALNYTVWWNPDINPRSATFGYFREQRNNPRDWQLGARLSF; encoded by the coding sequence ATGACACCGCGGATTCGCTCGCTCAATACGATCCTCTGGGTGCTCTTGCTCGGCATCAGCTCCTTCGCGCTCGCACAGGACTACCGCGGGACGATCAAGGGGCGGATCGTGGACAACTCGGGCGGAGAGCTGCCCGGGGTGTCCGTCACGGTCACGAACGTGGAGACGAACGTCTCCGCGAACGCGATGACCGACGCCAAGGGCTTCTACCGGGTCCCCTACCTGAACGCCGGCAAGTACGACGTGACGGCGAAGCTGACCGGGCTGCAGCCGACCGCCCGGAAGGGGATCTCCGTCAACGTCGGTTCCGTCCTGACGGTTGATCTCATCATGACGATCGGCGTCTCCTCGGAAATCGTCGTCACCGGCGGCGCCCCGCTCCTCGACCAGACCTCACCGGTCACAGGGCAGGTCGTCACGCGGGAGCAGATCAAGGAGCTGCCGCTGGCCGACGGCACGGCCTACATGCTGAGCCGCATCGCGCCCGGCATCTCGGAGGCGTCGGACCTCCACTTCTCGCGCCCGGGTGACAACGCCAACCTCGGCGGCGTCGTCGCGAACGGCGTGAGGGGCGGCAACGACTTCACGCTCGACGGCGCCCCGAACATCGTCTCCGACCGGCGCGTCGGCTTCTCGCCGCCCTCGGAGGCGATCTCGGAGTTCAAGGTCGAGACGAACGCCTTCGACGCCCAGTCCGGCCACACCGCGGGCGCCGTCATCAACCTCGCGCTCCGGAGCGGGACGAACCAGTTCCACGGGGCGGCCTCCTACTTCAACCGCTCGAGCGACCGGACGGCCAAGTCCCCCTTCCAGCACAAGCAGGGGCAGGACGTCATCAGCCGCGACTACGACCGCTTCGCCGCGATGATCGCCGGGCCGGTCGTCAAGGACTCGACGTTCTTCATGGTCGCGTACGAAAAGCTGGAAGACCTCACGGGCGAGCCGGCGACGTACACCGTCCCGACGGAGAAGATGCGCAAGGGCGACTTCTCCGAGCTCCTCGGGCTCGGCATCAAGATCTACGACCCGCTGACGGGGACGTCGAACCGGACGGCGTTCGCCGGGAACATCATCCCGACGAACCGGCTCAACCCGATCGCGCTCGCCCTCCTGAAGTACTACCCGATGCCGAACCAGGCCGGGAAGTCGGACCAGTCGAACAACTACTACTCGCCCCAGGACCGGACCTACGACTACAACTCCGTCATCGGGCGCATCGACCAGAGCCTCTCCGGCGGGCACCAGCTGTTCCTGAACGGCTACTGGAACCAGCGCCTCGAGGACCGGTACAACTGGGCCGGCGTCGTCGAGGACTTCGCCGTCACGCAGGGCGTCGACACGCGCGACAACTTCGGCACGACGCTCGGCTACACCGGGACGTTCTCCTCCTCGCTCATCGGGGACGTCCGCCTCTCGTACTCGAAGTTCGGCGAGCGCCGGAGCCCGTCCCAGGACTTCGACCCCGCCTCGCTCGGCTTCGACGCCGCGACCGTCGAGCTCTTTCGGGGCTACGACTACCTGCCGCGGTTCGACATCGCCGGCATGGCGACGCTGGGCGCGCAGCGGTCCGACTACACGCGGGGCTTCAACCGCCCGTTCTACAACTACGGGGCCGCCCCGTCCGTCACCTGGCTCCTGAAGGACCACACGGTCCGGGCCGGGTACGACTTCCGCTACCAGAAGTGGTGGAGGACCGACGACGGCTACCTCGGCGGCCGGTACAACTTCACGGGCGCCTACACGCGTGCCAACAACAGCGCCACCATCCAGGCAGGCCAGGCGCTCGCGCAGTTCCTCCTGGGCCTCCCGACCTCCGGCGGCAACAGCCTCATCGACTGGAACACCTACGGCGACTACAGCCAGATCAACAACGCGCTCTACGTGAACGACGAGTGGCGGGTCGGCAAGAAGCTGACGATCAACGCCGGCCTGCGCCTCGAGATCGACAACGGGCTCACGGAGGCGAACGACTGGAACATCTACGGCTTCGACCTCACGAGCTCGAACCCGGTCGAGGCCGCGGCGAAGGCGGCCTACGCGAAGAACCCGATCCCCGAGATCCCGGTCGGCGAGTTCGCGGTCCGGGGCGGCCTCCTCTACGGCCAGGGTGCGACCTGGGACACTCTGACGAAGCTCCTCCCGCGCCTCGGCGCCTCGTACGTCCTGACGGACAAGACCGTCGTGCGCGGCGGCATCGGCCTCTTCTCGTTCCCCTACTTCTTCGACAACATCAACCAGACGGGGTTCTCCCAGTCGACGCTCCTCGTCTCGACGGAGAACAACGGCGGGACCTTCATCGCCGACCTCAACAACCCCTTCCCGAACGGGCTCACGTCGCCGACCGGCTCCTCGCTCGGCCTCGCGACCTTCAACGGCCGGGACCTCGTCTCGACGACGGCGTCGATCATGCAGCAGGACCGCGAGAGCCCGACGTACACGCGCTGGTCGGCCGGGGTCATGCAGGACCTCGGGAAGGGGTGGCGCCTCGACGCCGCTTACGTCGGCAGCGAGGGCAGGAACCTCGCGGTGCGCCGCGACATCAACTACATCCCGCGGGAGTACCTCTCCACGAGCGCGTCCCGCGACGCGGCGGTGGAGACGTACCTGAGCACCAACGTCCCGAACCCCTACAAGGGTCTCCTCCCGGGGACCAGCTTCAACGGTTCGACGATCCAGCGGCGCCAGCTCCTCAGGCCCTACTCGGAGTTCGGCCGGGTCGCGGTGGAGGAGTACACCGGGACGGACTCGTATAACGCGATGCAGCTCTCGGTCCAGAAGTCGTTCAAGGACGGGTCCTCCGTCCTGGCCACGTACACCTGGTCGAAGCTGATGGACGAGCTGGCCTACGTGGATCCCACGGACGCCGCGCCCTCGAAGCGGCTCTCGCCAGACGACCGCCCGCACCGCGCGACGCTGGCCGGGATCTTCAAGCTCCCGTTCGGAAAGGGCCGGAAGTGGGGCTCGAACTGGAGCGGGATTCTCGACGCGGTCCTCGGCGGCTGGCAGCTGACGGCGGCCTACCAGTACCAGGTGGGGCAGCCGGTCGTCTGGAGCAACAACCTCTACTTCGACCCGAACTGCAGCCCGGAGGACGTCAAGACCGACTTCTCGAACAAGGACGGGCAGATCGGCGGCTTCGACCGGCCCGCATGGAACACGTCCTGCTTCTACTTCCCTGACGCCCAGGGCCTCATCTCGGACCCGCGCATCGCCGTCAGCGACGCGAACATCCGGACGTTCCCGACGGTCATCGACAGCGCCCGGTACCCGGACCTCCACCTCCTCGACTTCGGCATCTCGAAGACCTTCGTCCTCTATCAGGACGTCACCCTCCAGGTCCGGGCCGAGGCGATCAACGCCCTGAACTACACCGTCTGGTGGAACCCGGACATCAACCCGCGGAGCGCGACCTTCGGCTACTTCCGGGAGCAGCGGAACAACCCGCGCGACTGGCAGCTGGGAGCCCGGCTCAGCTTCTGA
- a CDS encoding DUF4861 family protein encodes MRLSSLIRPAASLLLAAGPLFAAGPSTRLAVTNGLDRPRVGETVAVPSGTAPGLSAAELAKVAVIDEATGKPLLSQAVDSDGDGAHDVLVFQADFAPGETKRYVLKPGERAAYRREDFRVYGRFARERYDDFLWENDRVVHRMYGPALETWQAEPLTSSTVDVWCKRTSRLVINDWLMVDDYHRDTGEGADFYSAGKSRGAGGSGVWKDGRLFVARNFRHSRVLAAGPIRLVFELTYDAWDAGGAKVSEVKRVTLDAGSRFNRFESVYSVDGGTVSHAAGLKKPAGAAVRVEKTAGTVRSWEPVKKGENGNLGLALVVDPSLLAEVVEADGNTLAVGKPSAGRPAIHWAGSAWDQAGDVKTVEEWDREIAAFAERVRSPLKVEISNP; translated from the coding sequence ATGCGCCTCTCCTCCCTGATCCGGCCCGCGGCGAGCCTCCTCCTCGCCGCGGGTCCCCTTTTCGCCGCGGGCCCCTCCACGCGCCTCGCGGTGACGAATGGCCTCGATCGCCCCCGCGTGGGCGAAACCGTCGCGGTCCCTTCGGGGACCGCGCCCGGTCTTTCGGCCGCCGAGCTCGCGAAGGTCGCTGTCATCGACGAGGCGACGGGAAAACCGCTCCTCTCGCAGGCGGTCGACTCCGACGGCGACGGTGCGCACGACGTCCTCGTCTTCCAGGCCGACTTCGCGCCCGGAGAGACGAAGCGGTACGTCCTGAAGCCGGGCGAGCGCGCCGCGTACCGGAGGGAGGACTTCCGCGTCTACGGGCGCTTCGCCCGGGAGCGCTACGACGACTTCCTCTGGGAGAACGACAGGGTGGTCCACCGGATGTACGGCCCGGCGCTCGAGACGTGGCAGGCCGAGCCGCTGACGTCGAGCACGGTCGACGTCTGGTGCAAGCGGACGTCGCGCCTCGTGATCAACGACTGGCTCATGGTCGACGACTACCACCGCGACACCGGCGAGGGCGCCGACTTCTATTCGGCCGGCAAGAGCCGCGGCGCGGGCGGGAGCGGCGTCTGGAAGGACGGGCGCCTCTTCGTCGCGCGGAATTTCCGGCACTCGCGGGTCCTGGCCGCCGGGCCGATCCGTCTCGTCTTCGAGCTGACGTACGACGCCTGGGATGCCGGCGGAGCGAAGGTCTCGGAGGTCAAGCGCGTCACGCTCGACGCCGGCTCCCGCTTCAACCGGTTCGAGAGCGTGTACTCCGTCGATGGCGGCACCGTGTCACACGCGGCCGGGCTGAAGAAGCCGGCCGGGGCCGCGGTCCGCGTGGAGAAGACGGCCGGGACGGTCCGGTCCTGGGAACCGGTCAAGAAGGGCGAGAACGGGAACCTCGGCCTCGCTCTGGTCGTCGACCCGTCCCTTCTCGCCGAGGTCGTCGAGGCCGACGGGAACACGCTCGCCGTCGGGAAGCCCTCGGCCGGGCGGCCGGCGATTCACTGGGCGGGGTCCGCCTGGGACCAGGCCGGGGACGTGAAGACCGTCGAGGAGTGGGACCGCGAGATCGCCGCGTTCGCCGAGAGGGTACGCTCGCCCCTGAAGGTCGAGATCTCGAACCCGTGA
- the kduI gene encoding 5-dehydro-4-deoxy-D-glucuronate isomerase — protein sequence MENRYLVDSVRAETMSAAGLRAAFLVEGLFAPGEVKLLHWEGERTIVGSAVPAAAPLALEPPAELRSPFFCARRELGVVNVGGAGRVTVDGVVHELAHRDALYVGRGAKQVVFESDAAAAPALFYLVSYPCHAEHPTRKVTPAEAQTFRLGEPARANVRTLRRYIHPAALPTGQLVMGVTDLETGSVWNTMPPHRHARRTEIYLYFDLEPDAVVFHFMGRPGETRHLVVRNLQVVLSPVWSMHFAAATSRYAFVWAMGGENQEFDDMQGVPLPEL from the coding sequence ATGGAAAACCGATACCTGGTCGATTCCGTCCGCGCCGAGACGATGAGCGCGGCCGGGCTCCGCGCCGCGTTCCTCGTCGAGGGGCTCTTCGCCCCGGGCGAGGTGAAGCTCCTCCACTGGGAAGGCGAGCGGACGATCGTCGGCTCGGCCGTTCCCGCGGCAGCGCCGCTCGCCCTCGAACCGCCCGCCGAGCTGAGGTCGCCCTTCTTCTGCGCGCGCCGCGAGCTCGGCGTCGTCAACGTCGGCGGGGCCGGACGCGTGACGGTCGACGGGGTCGTCCACGAGCTGGCGCACCGGGACGCCCTCTACGTCGGCCGCGGCGCCAAGCAGGTCGTCTTCGAGAGTGACGCGGCGGCCGCGCCGGCGCTCTTCTACCTCGTCAGCTACCCGTGCCACGCCGAGCACCCGACCCGGAAGGTGACGCCCGCCGAGGCACAGACGTTCCGGCTCGGAGAGCCGGCCCGCGCGAACGTGAGGACGCTCCGCCGGTACATCCACCCGGCGGCGCTCCCGACCGGGCAGCTCGTGATGGGGGTGACGGATCTCGAGACGGGCAGCGTCTGGAACACGATGCCGCCCCACCGGCACGCGCGGCGGACCGAGATCTACCTCTACTTCGACCTCGAGCCGGACGCGGTGGTCTTCCACTTCATGGGGCGCCCCGGGGAGACGCGGCATCTCGTCGTCAGAAACCTCCAGGTCGTCCTCTCTCCCGTCTGGTCGATGCACTTCGCCGCCGCGACGAGCCGCTACGCGTTCGTCTGGGCGATGGGGGGCGAGAACCAGGAGTTCGACGACATGCAGGGCGTCCCTCTCCCGGAGCTGTGA
- a CDS encoding glycoside hydrolase family 28 protein has product MRAPSAAIAALALLSALAPALGAQAPAADDPWARLPAILSRIVAPQFPARDFAVTKFGAKGDGLKDASAAFRKAIEACQKAGGGRVVVPAGTFLTGPIRLRSHVNLHLEKGAVVRFLTDSALYLPPVLTRWEGIELMGYSPLVYALEEESIAVTGEGTLDGGAGPEHWWPWKGKGPESQKADRDRLLRMAEDGVPVSERVFGEGSRLRPPFIEPYRCRNVLIEGVTITNAPFWVIHPVLSQNVTVRNVKVVSHGPNNDGCDPESSSDVLIEDSLFDTGDDCIALKSGRNADGRRLATPVERVVVRRCTMKAGHGGVTIGSEISGGARDVFVETCEMSSPDLERGLRIKTNAMRGGIVENVFVRDVTIGEVGNAIDIDMLYEEGANGTFPPTVRNVRVERMTVGKAVHALFLRALDGAPLRGIAVSDSAFGSVAKGNRIEGTVDLDLRNVTLRPSPASPRK; this is encoded by the coding sequence ATCCGCGCGCCTTCCGCCGCGATCGCGGCGCTCGCCCTCCTCTCGGCCCTCGCCCCGGCGCTGGGCGCGCAGGCGCCCGCGGCCGACGATCCGTGGGCGCGGCTGCCGGCGATCCTCTCGCGCATCGTTGCGCCCCAGTTTCCCGCGAGGGACTTCGCCGTGACGAAGTTCGGCGCGAAGGGCGACGGGCTGAAAGACGCGTCCGCGGCTTTCCGGAAAGCGATCGAGGCCTGCCAGAAGGCGGGTGGCGGGCGCGTCGTCGTCCCCGCCGGGACGTTCCTCACGGGTCCGATCCGGCTGCGGAGTCACGTGAACCTCCACCTCGAAAAGGGGGCCGTCGTCCGCTTCCTGACCGACTCGGCGCTCTACCTGCCGCCCGTCCTCACGCGCTGGGAGGGGATCGAGCTGATGGGCTACTCGCCCCTCGTCTACGCCCTGGAGGAAGAGTCGATTGCCGTGACGGGCGAGGGGACGCTCGACGGAGGCGCAGGCCCGGAACACTGGTGGCCCTGGAAAGGGAAGGGGCCCGAGAGCCAGAAGGCCGACCGGGACCGCCTCCTCCGGATGGCGGAGGACGGCGTTCCGGTTTCCGAGCGCGTCTTCGGCGAGGGCAGCCGCCTCCGGCCCCCCTTCATCGAGCCGTACCGCTGCCGCAACGTCCTGATCGAGGGCGTCACGATCACGAACGCCCCGTTCTGGGTGATCCACCCGGTCCTCTCGCAGAACGTCACCGTGCGGAACGTCAAGGTCGTCTCGCACGGCCCGAACAACGACGGCTGCGACCCCGAGTCCTCGTCGGACGTCCTCATCGAGGACTCGCTCTTCGACACCGGGGACGACTGCATCGCGCTGAAGTCGGGGCGCAACGCCGACGGGCGGCGCCTGGCGACCCCGGTGGAGCGCGTCGTCGTGCGGCGGTGCACGATGAAGGCGGGGCACGGCGGCGTGACGATCGGGAGCGAGATCAGCGGCGGGGCGCGCGACGTCTTCGTCGAAACGTGCGAGATGTCGAGCCCGGACCTCGAACGAGGGCTTCGGATCAAGACGAACGCGATGCGCGGCGGCATCGTCGAGAACGTCTTCGTGAGGGACGTGACGATCGGCGAGGTCGGCAACGCGATCGACATCGACATGCTCTACGAGGAAGGGGCGAACGGGACGTTCCCGCCCACGGTCCGCAACGTCCGCGTCGAACGGATGACGGTGGGGAAGGCGGTCCACGCCCTCTTCCTCAGGGCGCTCGACGGGGCACCCCTCCGCGGGATCGCCGTCTCCGACAGCGCCTTCGGCAGCGTCGCGAAAGGGAACCGGATCGAGGGGACCGTCGACCTCGACCTGCGCAACGTGACGCTCCGCCCCAGCCCGGCGTCGCCTCGAAAGTAG
- a CDS encoding SpoIIE family protein phosphatase, with translation MRVKVLLLPALLLFGVGGPARAQEPKPVRVRASQVADSEGLVLRFAWRYAPGDAAGREAPGHDDSTWQVVLPTLSDGAPPGWPGIGWFRRHLLVEPALQGSALALRLETPGAAEVFLDGRLVLSAGRGQSPPELPSPRRESSLVTLPGRHHVLAVRYVFPVGVPASGDGIGFQLSLAVPGRDPAAGVEPGWLNGLRGAIVALPAFLAFLHLALYAFDRRARENLFYAIEMAAFALVVLREYREKLLATMAQRETLDALIQGIPVLAILFGLLTYYAVRTMPYPRTWRLFAGSGLFLLVASYVLPPIAGYAWIPFFAAVVVEVLRIEGSGRTIDRRGAGIFLASFAVLLLTIVLQVLIVVGVLESVAGTRAVYAFGIVASAVGMSLYLARSFGEARVVAAESERKGRELERARELQLSMLPRVLPRVAGLDVAAATHTAAEVGGDFYDLRSEGDGSILVAFGDATGHGLAPGILVTVAKALFTAMPAGRTLPELLAECGRVLSAMSLQRLKMCLALARVSPCDVAFASAAMPPLLVHRAGTGAVEELGAGGLPLGGRLAGRYEERRTSLGPGDTLLFASDGLAELRSADGGELGYDGAARAFSEAASGANAHDVVDALGAALARARALRPLEDDVTFVVVRVTHGSAHPTHPAR, from the coding sequence ATGCGCGTGAAGGTCCTCCTCCTCCCGGCGCTCCTGCTCTTCGGCGTCGGTGGTCCGGCCCGCGCGCAGGAACCGAAGCCCGTCCGGGTCCGCGCCTCGCAGGTTGCCGATTCCGAGGGGCTCGTCCTCCGATTCGCCTGGCGATACGCGCCCGGGGACGCTGCGGGGCGGGAGGCCCCGGGCCACGACGACTCCACCTGGCAGGTCGTCCTCCCGACGCTCTCGGACGGGGCGCCGCCGGGCTGGCCCGGCATCGGTTGGTTTCGGCGCCACCTGCTGGTCGAGCCCGCGCTCCAGGGCTCGGCCCTCGCCCTCCGGCTCGAGACGCCCGGGGCCGCGGAGGTCTTCCTCGACGGGCGGCTCGTCCTGAGCGCCGGGCGCGGCCAGTCCCCTCCCGAGCTCCCTTCGCCGCGCCGCGAGTCGAGCCTCGTGACGCTTCCCGGTCGGCACCACGTGCTCGCGGTCCGCTACGTCTTTCCGGTCGGTGTACCCGCATCGGGGGACGGGATCGGCTTCCAGCTCTCGCTCGCCGTGCCCGGCCGGGATCCTGCCGCAGGGGTGGAACCCGGCTGGTTGAACGGCCTCAGGGGAGCGATCGTGGCGCTCCCCGCGTTCCTCGCGTTCCTCCATCTCGCCCTCTACGCGTTCGATCGCCGTGCGCGAGAGAACCTCTTCTACGCGATCGAGATGGCCGCCTTCGCGCTCGTCGTGCTGCGCGAGTACCGAGAGAAGCTCCTCGCGACCATGGCGCAGCGCGAGACGCTCGATGCCCTCATCCAGGGGATCCCCGTCCTCGCCATCCTCTTCGGCCTGCTCACCTACTACGCGGTCCGGACGATGCCGTACCCGCGCACGTGGCGACTCTTCGCGGGGTCCGGCCTGTTCCTTCTCGTCGCCTCGTATGTCCTGCCGCCCATCGCGGGATACGCCTGGATCCCCTTCTTCGCCGCCGTCGTGGTGGAGGTCCTGCGGATCGAAGGGAGCGGGCGGACGATCGACCGCCGGGGAGCCGGCATCTTCCTGGCGAGCTTCGCCGTTCTCCTGCTCACGATCGTCCTGCAGGTCCTGATCGTCGTCGGCGTCCTGGAGTCGGTCGCCGGCACCCGTGCCGTCTACGCTTTCGGCATCGTGGCGTCCGCGGTCGGGATGTCGCTCTACCTCGCACGCTCGTTCGGCGAGGCGCGCGTCGTCGCGGCGGAGAGCGAGCGGAAGGGCCGCGAGCTCGAACGCGCGCGGGAGCTGCAGCTCTCGATGCTCCCCCGGGTCCTCCCGAGGGTCGCCGGCCTCGACGTCGCCGCGGCGACGCACACGGCAGCCGAGGTGGGTGGCGACTTCTACGACCTGCGCTCCGAGGGCGACGGGTCGATCCTCGTGGCGTTCGGCGACGCGACAGGGCACGGCCTCGCTCCGGGGATCCTCGTCACCGTGGCGAAAGCGCTCTTCACCGCGATGCCGGCCGGCAGAACGCTCCCCGAGCTGCTCGCGGAGTGCGGCCGCGTCCTCTCCGCGATGAGCCTCCAGCGGCTGAAGATGTGCCTCGCCCTCGCGCGCGTCTCGCCGTGCGACGTCGCATTCGCTTCGGCGGCGATGCCCCCGCTTCTCGTTCACCGCGCGGGGACGGGTGCGGTCGAGGAGCTCGGCGCCGGCGGGCTCCCGTTGGGGGGCCGGCTGGCCGGGCGCTACGAGGAAAGGCGGACGTCGCTCGGGCCCGGCGACACGCTCCTCTTCGCGAGCGACGGCCTCGCCGAGCTGCGGTCCGCGGACGGCGGAGAGCTGGGCTACGACGGGGCTGCGAGGGCCTTCTCTGAGGCGGCTTCCGGCGCGAACGCGCACGACGTCGTCGACGCCCTCGGAGCGGCGCTTGCGCGTGCCCGGGCCCTGCGGCCGCTCGAAGACGACGTCACGTTCGTCGTCGTGCGGGTCACGCACGGGTCCGCCCATCCGACGCACCCTGCGCGCTGA